One window of the Triticum dicoccoides isolate Atlit2015 ecotype Zavitan chromosome 3B, WEW_v2.0, whole genome shotgun sequence genome contains the following:
- the LOC119279003 gene encoding E3 ubiquitin-protein ligase XB3-like encodes MGHGLSCSRDGDEHDFFRAAQAGDVDALDALLAADPALARRATIYDRLTSLHVAAANGCLPAVDMLLARAVRPDVVDRRKRTPLMLAATHGHIDCALALLRAGANILMFDSVNARTCLHHAAYYGHADCLRAILAAARTTPVADSWGFVRFVNVRDEHGATPLHVAARQGRPECVHLLLESGAIVSAPTGSYGFPGSTALHLAARGGSLECVRELLAWGADRVHRDSAGRIAYSVAMKRGHGACAALLNPAAAEPMVWPSPLKFIGELGADARALLEAALAEANREREKKILKGTKYSDSSSPALSYNGAGDDGDEVDDQEDEEVCSICFEQACSIEVEDCGHRMCAACTLALCCHSKPNPATLTLQPPACPFCRSCISRLVVADSKAKAVAVPGAGDETEAEEKPASPRLSRRRSRRSREGSSSFKGLSSAMGSLSSKIGRGSGRLAGDGDGAFLDKLEHDLP; translated from the exons ATGGGGCACGGGCTCAGCTGCAGCCGCGACGGCGACGAGCACGACTTCTTCCGCGCCGCGCAGGCCGGCGACGTCGACGCGCTCGAcgccctcctcgccgccgacccggcGCTCGCCCGCCGCGCCACCATCTACGACCGCCTCACCTCGCTCCACGTCGCCGCCGCCAACGGCTGCCTCCCGGCCGTCGACATGCTGCTCGCCCGCGCAGTGCGCCCGGACGTCGTCGACCGCCGCAAGCGCACCCCGCTCATGCTCGCCGCCACCCACGGCCACATCGACTGCGCCCTCGCCCTCCTCCGCGCCGGCGCCAAT ATTCTGATGTTCGACTCGGTGAACGCGCGGACGTGCCTCCACCACGCGGCGTACTACGGCCACGCCGACTGCCTGCGTGCCATCCTCGCCGCGGCCCGCACCACGCCGGTGGCCGACTCGTGGGGCTTCGTGCGCTTCGTCAACGTCCGGGACGAGCACGGCGCCACGCCGCTGCACGTGGCGGCGAGGCAGGGCCGGCCGGAGTGCGTGCACCTGCTGCTCGAGAGCGGCGCCATCGTCTCGGCCCCCACCGGCTCCTACGGCTTCCCGGGGAGCACGGCGCTGCACCTGGCCGCGCGCGGCGGCAGCCTGGAGTGCGTCCGGGAGCTGCTTGCGTGGGGCGCCGACCGCGTGCACCGGGACTCGGCGGGCCGGATCGCGTACTCGGTGGCGATGAAGCGCGGCCACGGCGCGTGCGCGGCGCTGCTGAACCCGGCGGCGGCGGAGCCCATGGTGTGGCCGTCGCCGCTCAAGTTCATCGGCGAGCTGGGGGCGGACGCGAGGGCGCTGCTCGAGGCCGCCCTCGCCGAGGCCAACCGGGAGCGGGAGAAGAAGATTCTCAAGGGCACCAAGTACTCTGACTCTTCCTCGCCGGCGCTCTCCTacaacggcgccggcgacgacggcgacgaggtggaCGACCAGGAGGACGAGGAGGTGTGCAGCATCTGCTTCGAGCAGGCGTGCAGCATCGAGGTGGAGGACTGCGGGCACCGGATGTGCGCGGCGTGCACCCTCGCGCTCTGCTGCCACAGCAAGCCCAACCCGGCCACGCTGACTCTCCAGCCGCCGGCGTGCCCCTTCTGCCGCAGCTGCATCTCCCGGCTCGTCGTCGCCGACTCCAAGGCCAAGGCCGTCGCGGTCCCGGGCGCCGGCGACGAGACCGAGGCCGAGGAGAAGCCGGCGTCGCCGCGGCTGAGCCGGAGGCGGTCGCGGAGGTCCCGCGAGGGGAGCAGCAGCTTCAAGGGCCTCTCGTCGGCCATGGGGTCGCTGTCGAGCAAGATCGGCCGCGGCTCCGGCCGGctggccggcgacggcgacggcgcgtTCCTGGACAAGCTGGAGCACGACCTCCCTTGA